From the Pleurodeles waltl isolate 20211129_DDA chromosome 6, aPleWal1.hap1.20221129, whole genome shotgun sequence genome, the window GGCACGATTAGTAGCCTCCCAGGCTGCGGGAAAGTCTGATACCCTGGTGCCATGTCCCTTCTGCCGGCAGCCAACACCTATCCCGGAGCAGGGGGCCCCAGCCCTGCAGACCAGCCAGGAGACCctgtccatcctgcctgcccatctGCAGCACGAGGAGCCAGTCTGGATCGAAGGGACCAAACTCTGCTACAAGCAGCCATCAAATTCTGATTCCAACAGCCCAGACACATGCATCTGTGTGGACATTGGCATGACCAAGGTGGTTGCAGCAGTTCCTCCAACTGAACAACGCACTGGGATGCGGTCCTACTGCCGCTGCAGTGACTGGAAACGCATCCTCCTAATAGCCTTAATGCTGCTGATCCTCTTCTGTATTCTGCTCTGGCCAGTCCAATGTGTACTGAAGACTGGGAACTTGCGCTGCTCTTCAACCGTGGTACCCACCCctaatccactcaactccatgtATGTTTCTGGCACCCATGGTCACTAGTGGATTATATGAGAGGTTCT encodes:
- the RNF223 gene encoding RING finger protein 223, which codes for MDSSVIVWHTQVVDVPELPTEDVERGESMLECSICFSSYDNIFKTPKRLQCSHTVCLECVARLVASQAAGKSDTLVPCPFCRQPTPIPEQGAPALQTSQETLSILPAHLQHEEPVWIEGTKLCYKQPSNSDSNSPDTCICVDIGMTKVVAAVPPTEQRTGMRSYCRCSDWKRILLIALMLLILFCILLWPVQCVLKTGNLRCSSTVVPTPNPLNSMYVSGTHGH